The Flavobacterium piscisymbiosum genome includes a region encoding these proteins:
- a CDS encoding phosphoribosylaminoimidazolesuccinocarboxamide synthase: protein MSNTITTTNFNFPDQKSVYRGKVREVYNINDDLLVMVATDRLSAFDVVLPKGIPYKGQILNQIATRFMELTEDIVPNWLIATPDPNVAVGHLCEPFKVEMVIRGYVSGHAAREYAAGKRQICGVTMAEGLKENDKFPEPIITPTTKADNGSHDEDISREDILAKGIVTEEDYIVLEKYTRDLFQRGTEIASERGLILVDTKYEFGKTKDGVIVLIDEIHTPDSSRYFYADGYQERQDKGEEQKQLSKEFVRRWLIENGFQGQDGQQIPEMTDAYIESVSERYIELYENILGEKFVKADIANIDQRIEKNVVEYLSTKE, encoded by the coding sequence ATGAGCAATACAATCACAACTACAAACTTTAATTTTCCAGATCAGAAATCAGTTTACCGCGGAAAAGTTAGAGAAGTTTACAACATCAATGACGACCTTTTGGTAATGGTAGCAACCGACAGACTTTCGGCTTTTGACGTGGTTTTACCAAAAGGTATTCCGTACAAAGGGCAAATCCTGAATCAGATTGCAACGAGATTTATGGAATTGACAGAAGATATTGTACCAAACTGGTTGATTGCAACTCCGGATCCTAATGTTGCTGTAGGACATTTATGTGAGCCTTTTAAAGTAGAAATGGTTATTCGCGGTTATGTTTCAGGACATGCTGCTCGTGAGTATGCTGCCGGAAAGAGACAAATTTGTGGTGTAACTATGGCAGAAGGTTTAAAGGAAAACGATAAATTTCCTGAACCAATTATTACGCCAACTACAAAAGCAGATAATGGTTCTCATGACGAAGATATTTCTCGTGAAGATATTTTGGCTAAAGGAATTGTTACAGAAGAAGATTATATTGTATTAGAAAAATATACGCGTGATTTGTTTCAAAGAGGGACTGAAATTGCTTCAGAACGCGGATTAATTTTAGTGGATACAAAATACGAATTCGGAAAAACGAAAGATGGTGTTATTGTTTTAATTGATGAAATTCATACACCGGATTCTTCTCGTTATTTTTATGCCGATGGATATCAGGAAAGACAAGATAAAGGAGAAGAACAAAAACAATTATCAAAAGAATTCGTTCGTCGTTGGTTGATCGAAAATGGTTTTCAAGGGCAGGACGGGCAACAAATTCCAGAGATGACAGACGCTTACATTGAATCAGTTTCTGAAAGATATATTGAATTGTATGAAAATATCTTAGGAGAAAAATTCGTTAAGGCAGATATTGCAAATATCGATCAGCGTATTGAGAAAAATGTAGTAGAGTATTTAAGTACTAAAGAGTAG